From a region of the Neobacillus niacini genome:
- a CDS encoding glycosyl hydrolase family 18 protein, translating into MFKRISMFLIFLAFTFTFSKAVFAQVIHETKSGDTLNKIAVQYNTKIDTIANLNGLNKGHQLVLGQALLIPGSSYIVQPGESLFIIANRHAISTKFLMNYNNLKTSRIIPGQELSIPRSSKKNVWTGTYYIPKAKETNTWMIDKYKRTLTGLFIFDYRPNEKGQLIKVNENEAHKIAWKSDLYPYATITNVSNKGFDPDLVHKVISEPGLRKVFISNIYSLLDSQDYQGVVIDFEMVRPQDRENLNQFIQQLAAKLHQFKMHVLIALPPMTGDKVPQYYSGYDYQTLGKYADKLFLMTYNWHWPGGPSGPIAPINEIRPVLKYAVTVVPRSKLMLGIPQYAYDWTITGENRKGVSYSTQVAINRYINHESQVFYDEKAASPWFRYKDENGKLHEVWFEDPRSLLAKFRLVKEYGLGGMGCWHLGTSMPQTEEILLSEFFVQ; encoded by the coding sequence ATGTTCAAAAGAATTTCAATGTTTTTGATATTTTTGGCCTTTACTTTTACTTTTTCCAAAGCAGTATTTGCTCAAGTCATTCATGAAACCAAATCGGGAGATACCTTGAATAAAATTGCCGTCCAATATAATACTAAAATAGACACAATTGCAAACCTAAATGGGTTGAATAAAGGCCATCAACTTGTATTGGGACAAGCCCTTTTAATCCCTGGTTCTTCTTACATAGTTCAACCGGGTGAAAGTTTATTTATAATCGCAAACCGTCATGCCATTAGTACAAAGTTTTTGATGAATTATAACAATCTAAAAACATCACGTATTATCCCTGGTCAAGAATTATCCATTCCACGTTCTTCTAAAAAGAATGTATGGACAGGAACTTACTATATCCCAAAAGCTAAAGAGACAAATACCTGGATGATTGACAAGTACAAACGAACACTTACAGGGCTATTTATATTTGACTATCGGCCAAACGAAAAAGGACAGTTAATAAAAGTCAACGAGAATGAGGCTCATAAAATTGCATGGAAAAGTGATTTGTACCCTTATGCCACAATAACAAACGTCAGCAACAAAGGGTTCGATCCTGATCTTGTCCATAAGGTAATAAGTGAGCCTGGATTAAGAAAAGTATTTATTAGTAATATCTATTCGTTATTAGATAGCCAGGATTATCAGGGGGTTGTAATAGATTTTGAGATGGTTAGACCGCAAGATAGAGAAAATCTAAATCAGTTTATACAACAATTGGCTGCAAAACTTCATCAATTTAAGATGCATGTTTTAATTGCGCTACCTCCAATGACAGGGGATAAAGTACCCCAATATTATAGTGGTTATGATTATCAAACACTTGGAAAGTATGCTGATAAATTATTTTTAATGACCTATAACTGGCATTGGCCAGGGGGTCCTTCGGGTCCCATTGCACCTATTAATGAAATTCGCCCTGTTTTAAAGTACGCAGTTACGGTGGTACCAAGGTCTAAGCTGATGTTAGGCATTCCTCAGTATGCCTATGATTGGACAATCACAGGTGAAAATCGTAAAGGAGTTTCTTACTCTACACAGGTTGCAATTAATAGGTATATTAATCATGAAAGTCAAGTTTTCTATGATGAAAAGGCCGCGTCCCCTTGGTTTAGGTATAAAGATGAAAATGGAAAATTACATGAAGTATGGTTTGAAGACCCTAGGAGTCTTCTCGCAAAGTTCCGGCTTGTTAAGG
- the fsa gene encoding fructose-6-phosphate aldolase — protein MKFFIDTANLDEIKKAYKIGVLSGVTTNPSLVAKEGVKFEDRIAEILNAVPEVESVSAEVTPNALTADQMIAEANELIKINGGDKNITIKLPMTLDGLEACRYLTKKGVKTNVTLIFSVNQALLAARAGATYVSPFLGRLDDINEDGVELVAKIAEMFHVQNLDTQIIAASVRHPDHVTRVAIAGAHIATIPFKVIEQLSKHPLTDQGLEKFAADWKTTV, from the coding sequence ATGAAATTTTTTATCGATACTGCAAACTTAGATGAGATTAAAAAAGCTTATAAAATTGGCGTTCTTTCAGGTGTTACAACCAATCCTTCATTAGTAGCAAAAGAAGGCGTTAAATTTGAAGATCGCATTGCAGAAATCTTAAATGCTGTTCCAGAGGTTGAGTCAGTTTCTGCGGAAGTCACACCTAATGCTTTAACAGCTGACCAAATGATTGCAGAAGCAAATGAGCTCATTAAAATTAATGGCGGAGATAAGAACATTACCATTAAACTTCCAATGACATTGGATGGACTAGAGGCTTGCCGTTATTTAACAAAAAAAGGTGTTAAAACAAATGTTACGCTTATTTTTAGTGTAAACCAAGCGTTATTGGCAGCACGTGCAGGAGCTACCTATGTATCTCCGTTCTTAGGCCGTTTAGATGATATTAATGAAGATGGTGTAGAACTAGTCGCAAAAATTGCTGAGATGTTCCATGTTCAAAACCTAGATACTCAAATTATTGCAGCATCTGTTCGTCATCCTGATCATGTTACCCGTGTTGCGATAGCAGGAGCACATATTGCAACGATTCCTTTCAAGGTTATTGAGCAATTATCAAAACATCCGTTAACCGACCAAGGATTAGAGAAATTTGCTGCTGATTGGAAAACGACTGTTTAA
- the gnd gene encoding phosphogluconate dehydrogenase (NAD(+)-dependent, decarboxylating) has protein sequence MKVGLVGLGKMGFNLGQNLIDQNHEVVAFDVNPNAVEEIKKFGAVGVSSYKELVESLETPRIIWIMVPHAVVDLVIGEIMPHLNKGDIVIEAGNSHYKESIQRYNELKEIGVRFMDAGTSGGMEGARNGACYMIGGDPDAWEIVQPIFKDTAVENGFLYAGKAGSGHFLKMVHNGIEYAMMAAIGEGFEVLEKSEFHFDYEKVARVWNNGSVIRSWLMELTENAFSKDAKLDEIKGIMHSSGEGKWTVETALDLQTATPVIAMSLLMRYRSLENDTFTGKVVAALRNEFGGHAVVKK, from the coding sequence ATGAAGGTTGGATTAGTAGGTTTAGGGAAAATGGGCTTCAATTTAGGACAAAATTTAATAGATCAAAACCACGAAGTAGTAGCATTTGATGTTAACCCGAATGCTGTGGAAGAAATAAAGAAATTTGGAGCGGTTGGTGTATCTAGCTATAAGGAACTTGTAGAGTCCTTAGAAACACCAAGGATTATTTGGATTATGGTTCCACATGCTGTTGTTGATTTAGTCATTGGGGAGATTATGCCACATCTAAACAAAGGTGATATTGTTATCGAGGCGGGTAATTCTCATTATAAAGAATCAATACAACGGTATAACGAGTTAAAAGAAATTGGAGTAAGATTTATGGATGCAGGTACCTCGGGTGGTATGGAAGGTGCCCGTAATGGAGCTTGTTATATGATTGGCGGAGATCCAGATGCCTGGGAGATTGTTCAGCCAATTTTTAAAGATACAGCAGTAGAAAATGGTTTCTTATATGCGGGCAAAGCTGGCAGCGGACACTTCTTGAAAATGGTTCATAATGGTATAGAGTATGCCATGATGGCAGCTATAGGTGAAGGCTTTGAAGTGCTTGAAAAAAGCGAATTTCATTTTGATTATGAAAAGGTAGCAAGAGTTTGGAATAATGGTTCTGTTATTCGTTCATGGTTAATGGAATTAACTGAAAATGCGTTTTCAAAAGACGCTAAATTAGATGAAATTAAAGGGATCATGCACTCCTCAGGTGAGGGAAAGTGGACGGTGGAAACTGCTTTAGATTTACAAACTGCTACTCCAGTCATTGCAATGTCTTTACTCATGCGTTACCGTTCGCTTGAAAATGATACCTTTACAGGTAAAGTTGTAGCGGCACTAAGAAACGAATTTGGTGGACATGCTGTCGTAAAGAAATAA
- the tkt gene encoding transketolase, giving the protein MTQNIKDLAVTTIRTLSIDAINAANSGHPGLPMGAAPMAYALWANHLNHNPENPRWFNRDRYVLSAGHGSSLLYSLLHLTGYDVTIDDLKNFRRLNSRTPGHPEFGHTPGVEATTGPLGQGIANAVGMAMAESHLAAKFNKKGHPVIDHYTYALVGDGDLMEGISYEAMSMAGHMKLGKLIVMYDSNDISLDGELNVSFSENIEKRAESAHWHYIRVDDGNDIEAISSAIESAKQNSDQPSIIEIRTTIGYGSPTLAGTNKAHGAPLGLEEGKATKKAYNWLFEDDFYVPEEVTAHFTQLKHKGIDAEQSWLNLYESYQSTYPELADQLTNAIDGKVLIDTRDILTFDTGKAVSTRVASGEAINHYVKSVPAIFGGSADLSHSTMTEIKGEQIYAVESYSARNIYFGVREHAMGAAANGMAYHGGVKPFVSTFFVFNDYLRPSIRLAALSKLPVTYVFTHDSIAVGEDGPTHEPVEHLAALRSIPGLTVIRPTDANETASAWAYALQQTDGPVALILSRQNLPVYNETKANLDNVSKGAYVLTETNSTPEVILIATGSEVSLAVNAKAELEKKNRSVRVVAMPSWELFSQQTHEYKESVLPTSISKRVAIEMGISMGWERFVGFEGKVLSIESFGASGDGALVMKQFGFTTENIVQITRSLLNS; this is encoded by the coding sequence ATGACACAAAACATTAAGGACTTAGCAGTAACGACCATTAGAACATTATCGATTGATGCCATAAATGCCGCAAATTCAGGGCATCCTGGTCTGCCGATGGGTGCAGCACCAATGGCATATGCCCTGTGGGCTAACCATCTGAATCACAATCCTGAAAATCCAAGATGGTTCAATCGTGACCGCTACGTTTTATCTGCTGGTCATGGATCCAGTTTATTATATAGCCTACTTCATTTAACTGGTTATGATGTCACGATAGATGATTTAAAAAATTTTAGAAGATTGAACAGCAGAACGCCAGGGCATCCAGAATTTGGCCATACTCCTGGTGTAGAAGCAACCACTGGTCCATTAGGACAAGGGATAGCAAATGCAGTTGGTATGGCCATGGCAGAATCACATTTAGCTGCAAAGTTTAATAAAAAGGGGCACCCAGTTATTGATCACTATACTTATGCTTTAGTTGGTGACGGAGACCTGATGGAAGGAATCTCTTATGAGGCGATGTCAATGGCCGGACATATGAAATTGGGCAAGTTGATTGTTATGTATGATTCAAATGATATCTCACTTGATGGGGAATTGAACGTTTCCTTTTCTGAAAACATAGAAAAAAGGGCTGAATCTGCTCATTGGCATTATATAAGAGTAGATGATGGAAACGACATAGAAGCCATATCAAGTGCTATCGAATCAGCAAAACAAAATTCCGACCAGCCAAGCATTATTGAAATCCGGACGACTATTGGATATGGAAGCCCGACATTAGCAGGAACAAATAAAGCACATGGTGCACCACTGGGATTGGAGGAAGGAAAAGCGACAAAAAAAGCCTATAACTGGCTTTTTGAAGATGATTTCTACGTTCCAGAGGAAGTAACAGCCCACTTTACGCAACTAAAGCATAAAGGAATCGACGCTGAACAAAGCTGGTTGAACTTATATGAATCATATCAGAGCACTTATCCAGAGTTAGCTGATCAATTAACAAATGCTATAGATGGAAAAGTCCTTATTGACACAAGAGATATATTGACCTTTGATACAGGAAAAGCAGTTTCAACGCGTGTTGCAAGTGGAGAAGCTATTAATCATTATGTTAAGTCAGTTCCAGCAATATTCGGCGGCAGTGCTGACCTTTCCCACTCAACTATGACTGAAATTAAAGGCGAACAAATATATGCAGTTGAATCATACAGTGCACGTAATATTTATTTTGGAGTTCGCGAACATGCAATGGGAGCAGCAGCCAACGGGATGGCGTACCATGGCGGTGTGAAGCCTTTTGTAAGTACATTCTTTGTATTTAATGATTATCTCAGACCTTCTATCCGTCTGGCGGCTCTATCGAAACTTCCAGTCACCTATGTCTTTACACATGATTCCATCGCCGTAGGTGAAGATGGTCCTACGCATGAGCCAGTAGAACACTTAGCTGCACTTCGGTCCATCCCTGGATTAACCGTAATTAGGCCGACTGATGCAAATGAGACAGCAAGTGCATGGGCATACGCACTTCAGCAAACAGATGGGCCAGTAGCATTAATCTTAAGCCGCCAAAACCTGCCTGTATATAACGAAACAAAAGCAAATTTGGATAATGTTTCTAAGGGAGCTTATGTACTTACTGAAACAAATTCCACACCAGAGGTTATTTTGATTGCCACCGGATCGGAGGTTTCATTAGCCGTAAATGCAAAAGCAGAACTCGAAAAGAAAAATCGTTCTGTCCGTGTCGTGGCTATGCCAAGTTGGGAATTATTTAGCCAGCAAACACATGAATATAAAGAATCGGTGCTGCCTACCTCCATTTCAAAACGAGTTGCAATTGAAATGGGAATCTCAATGGGATGGGAACGCTTTGTAGGATTTGAAGGAAAAGTATTATCCATTGAATCATTCGGTGCGTCAGGAGATGGCGCTTTAGTTATGAAACAATTCGGATTTACCACTGAGAATATAGTTCAAATTACAAGAAGTCTTTTAAATTCTTAA
- the zwf gene encoding glucose-6-phosphate dehydrogenase produces the protein MDSMTFVLFGATGDLAKRKIFPALYNLYLDQKLPQPISIIGLGRGNLTHIEFQEKVKESILAFSRRLEHDAAGMGDFLNAFRYSTLNVNHTEDYQRLLQLVKQREEELRIKDNRMFYLSVAPEFFDIIALNIRSSGLGTTNGWKRLMIEKPFGHDLQSARELNEKLSSAFDEEEIFRIDHYLGKPMVQNLEALEFANPVLQSIWNREHIANVQITASETVGVETRAGYYDQAGAIRDMVQNHMLQMLMMTAMNLPKKISASEIRNEKRKVMEALRPVKKEDVQTQIVRGQYISGEINGQKVPGYKDEPGVEPNSNTDTFIATRIWIDNPFWTGVPFYIRTGKRMREKSTRIVIEFKNTIEVEYKNENQKVEPNLLIIEISPGENVSLQLNSKNPMNNGNIEPVRINFSCEDSVGNGSGVPEAYERLIYDALIGDSTFFAHWKEVELSWEWVQPILEAFEGNLLLLHEYSSGSYGPNAANTLLLENGFKWWLDQNQEKKEVALKK, from the coding sequence TTGGATTCTATGACCTTTGTCTTATTTGGGGCAACAGGGGATTTAGCTAAACGGAAAATCTTCCCCGCCCTTTATAATTTGTATTTAGATCAAAAATTACCTCAACCAATATCTATTATTGGACTTGGAAGAGGTAACTTAACTCATATTGAATTTCAAGAAAAAGTAAAAGAGTCTATACTAGCGTTTTCACGCCGTTTAGAACATGACGCTGCCGGTATGGGAGATTTTCTTAATGCATTTCGTTATAGTACTTTGAATGTTAACCATACAGAAGATTATCAAAGATTACTACAGTTGGTTAAGCAAAGAGAAGAGGAACTACGCATAAAGGATAACCGAATGTTTTATCTTTCTGTTGCCCCAGAATTTTTTGACATTATTGCATTGAATATAAGGAGTAGTGGATTGGGAACCACCAATGGTTGGAAACGTTTAATGATAGAAAAACCATTTGGGCATGATCTCCAATCTGCCCGTGAACTAAATGAAAAACTAAGTTCTGCATTTGACGAGGAAGAGATATTTCGAATTGACCATTACTTGGGTAAACCAATGGTTCAAAATTTAGAGGCACTAGAATTTGCGAACCCGGTCTTACAGTCAATTTGGAATAGGGAACATATCGCTAATGTTCAAATTACCGCGAGTGAAACGGTCGGGGTTGAGACAAGAGCAGGATATTACGATCAAGCAGGAGCAATACGCGACATGGTTCAAAACCATATGCTGCAAATGCTAATGATGACGGCGATGAATCTGCCTAAAAAAATAAGTGCATCTGAAATCCGGAATGAAAAAAGGAAGGTGATGGAAGCCCTGCGGCCAGTTAAAAAAGAAGATGTACAAACCCAAATCGTTCGTGGCCAGTATATTTCAGGAGAGATTAACGGACAGAAAGTTCCAGGATATAAGGATGAACCTGGAGTTGAACCTAATTCCAATACTGATACATTTATTGCAACTCGAATTTGGATTGATAATCCTTTTTGGACTGGTGTTCCCTTCTATATTCGTACAGGAAAAAGAATGAGGGAAAAATCTACTCGTATCGTTATCGAATTTAAAAATACCATAGAAGTTGAATATAAAAATGAAAACCAAAAGGTAGAGCCCAATTTATTAATTATCGAAATAAGTCCAGGAGAAAATGTCTCACTACAGTTAAATAGCAAAAACCCGATGAATAATGGAAATATTGAACCTGTTAGAATTAATTTTTCTTGTGAGGATTCAGTAGGTAATGGCTCAGGAGTCCCTGAGGCTTATGAAAGATTAATTTATGATGCGTTAATTGGAGATTCCACATTCTTTGCTCATTGGAAAGAAGTCGAACTGTCGTGGGAATGGGTACAACCAATTCTTGAGGCATTCGAGGGAAATCTACTGCTATTACACGAATATTCATCAGGTTCATATGGTCCAAATGCCGCAAATACCCTCTTATTAGAAAATGGGTTTAAATGGTGGCTGGATCAAAATCAAGAAAAAAAAGAAGTGGCGCTTAAAAAATAA
- a CDS encoding BA3454 family stress response protein produces the protein MIEVTVKLNYKGKNYLTNVIVNKGTPQQQIFQIAHEQIKKQWVN, from the coding sequence ATGATAGAAGTAACTGTGAAACTAAATTATAAAGGCAAAAATTATTTAACGAATGTAATTGTAAACAAGGGCACACCTCAACAACAGATTTTTCAGATTGCACACGAGCAAATAAAGAAACAATGGGTAAATTAA
- a CDS encoding nucleotide pyrophosphohydrolase has product MKDLISKVVAFRDERGWIEFHKEKDLAISISLEASELLENFRWRTSEEAIQDSIQNIKEEMADILIYLVQLADKMEINLEEEVFNKLKKNAVKYPVNENEVTRK; this is encoded by the coding sequence ATGAAAGATCTAATATCAAAAGTAGTAGCCTTTCGGGATGAGCGAGGCTGGATAGAATTTCACAAAGAAAAAGATTTGGCCATTTCCATTTCTTTAGAAGCAAGTGAGTTACTTGAAAACTTCCGATGGAGGACGAGTGAAGAAGCCATCCAAGATTCAATACAAAATATAAAGGAAGAAATGGCTGATATATTAATCTATCTTGTGCAGCTTGCGGATAAAATGGAAATTAATCTAGAAGAGGAAGTCTTCAATAAACTAAAGAAAAATGCTGTGAAATATCCGGTGAACGAAAATGAGGTAACAAGAAAATGA
- a CDS encoding DUF6979 family protein encodes MGKYGQAAIEAVSLLSTNPLLKPRDVWNKATTEIFGNGTSSQLKGCPRSTFLGFCEEGYIKGVSPGNYHLKSTKNKEYGIRVVALIK; translated from the coding sequence ATGGGGAAATATGGACAAGCTGCTATCGAAGCAGTCTCACTATTAAGCACTAATCCTTTGTTAAAACCAAGGGATGTATGGAATAAAGCAACGACTGAAATCTTCGGGAATGGGACATCTAGTCAATTAAAAGGTTGCCCAAGAAGTACATTTTTAGGGTTTTGTGAAGAGGGATACATAAAAGGAGTATCTCCAGGTAATTATCATCTGAAGTCTACAAAAAACAAAGAATATGGGATTAGGGTAGTAGCACTAATTAAGTGA
- a CDS encoding AAC(3) family N-acetyltransferase, with protein MGIDENGTLLVHSSMKSIGQVEGGADTVLDALSEYMKNGLLVFPTHTWSYIKAENPGFYINDSPSCVGLLTELFRKRPGVVRSWHPTHSVAALGKNAHEFIAGNEQFDTPCARESSWGKLLDQKATILLIGVDLRRCTYIHGVEEWLDIPGRLTDEHQMLYTILPDKTAISIPQRRHMGHTSEKYERVEDIFLKNQVMYKGQFGDATVRVCDTVKMTESLNRLLKEKPDLFS; from the coding sequence TTGGGAATCGACGAAAATGGAACATTACTTGTTCATTCATCAATGAAAAGTATTGGACAAGTAGAGGGTGGGGCGGATACTGTCCTTGACGCACTTTCAGAATATATGAAAAATGGTCTTTTGGTATTTCCTACACATACATGGTCGTATATTAAGGCGGAGAATCCTGGATTTTATATCAATGACTCACCATCTTGTGTTGGATTATTAACGGAACTGTTTCGAAAACGTCCGGGTGTTGTTCGCTCATGGCATCCAACCCATTCGGTAGCTGCCCTGGGGAAAAATGCACATGAATTTATTGCAGGAAATGAACAATTCGACACACCTTGTGCACGCGAATCGAGTTGGGGGAAATTACTCGATCAGAAAGCAACCATCTTGTTAATCGGAGTCGATTTACGAAGATGTACATATATTCATGGAGTCGAGGAATGGCTTGATATACCAGGTCGATTGACCGATGAGCACCAAATGCTTTACACCATATTACCGGATAAAACGGCAATTTCCATACCGCAAAGAAGACATATGGGTCATACCTCTGAAAAATACGAACGAGTTGAAGATATTTTTCTGAAAAATCAAGTTATGTACAAAGGACAGTTTGGCGATGCAACAGTAAGAGTATGTGACACTGTAAAAATGACTGAATCGCTAAATCGTTTACTAAAAGAAAAACCGGATTTATTTTCTTGA
- a CDS encoding LysR family transcriptional regulator — MDQHLEVFIKVVEKENFSKAAEELHMTQPAVSQYIRLLEQSIGSRLLERNNKYVRLNKAGEIVFHHAKEIITLYTKMQTLVDDLTNKAGGTIAIGASYTFGEYILPHIIAKMKEQYPLIHPSIRIQNTKEIIDLVKKHQLDIGIIEGFYEKATLNSKVVSKDKMVIVASPLHPLLSVKREIRISDLEEETWILREEGSGTREAAENLFRRYDFTPKNVMEFGSTQVIKESVEAGLGISLLSSWAIKKELTNGYIGIIHVNGLPFKRNFSILTPATYQTKALQTFIEILLTYLSDPRKNRF; from the coding sequence ATGGACCAACATTTAGAAGTATTTATTAAAGTGGTGGAGAAGGAGAATTTTTCAAAAGCAGCAGAGGAGCTGCATATGACCCAGCCTGCGGTTAGCCAGTATATCAGACTGTTAGAACAATCAATTGGCTCAAGGCTCCTGGAAAGGAATAATAAGTATGTCCGCCTAAATAAGGCGGGGGAGATTGTTTTTCACCATGCAAAGGAAATTATTACACTTTATACCAAAATGCAGACATTGGTCGATGACCTGACAAATAAGGCAGGCGGGACCATTGCGATTGGGGCTAGCTACACGTTTGGCGAGTATATCCTGCCGCATATTATTGCCAAAATGAAGGAGCAATATCCCCTAATTCATCCGTCAATCAGGATTCAAAATACAAAGGAGATCATTGACCTAGTAAAAAAACATCAGTTAGACATTGGCATCATTGAAGGATTTTATGAAAAAGCTACACTTAATTCCAAAGTGGTTTCTAAGGATAAAATGGTTATTGTGGCCTCACCTCTTCATCCTCTTCTGAGTGTAAAGAGGGAAATAAGAATATCTGATTTGGAAGAAGAAACATGGATTCTGAGGGAAGAGGGCTCTGGTACAAGGGAAGCTGCTGAAAATCTGTTTCGGAGATATGATTTCACCCCGAAAAACGTCATGGAATTCGGCAGCACCCAAGTTATCAAGGAATCGGTTGAAGCAGGTCTAGGCATTAGTTTGTTATCAAGTTGGGCAATTAAGAAGGAGCTGACAAACGGTTACATTGGCATCATTCACGTAAATGGACTCCCTTTTAAACGCAATTTCTCCATCCTAACCCCTGCCACCTATCAAACAAAGGCATTACAGACATTTATAGAAATACTATTAACATACTTGAGCGACCCGAGAAAGAACAGATTTTAG
- a CDS encoding YeiH family protein produces the protein MESQSTRVLPLSKQDQQLQKKFEPKPSAHLLLLGGIAFTSVIAVFGFALAKVSGFDRVGPLACAIVIAVIYRQFFGYPEKIRAGIQFSAKHFLRFAIILYGLKLNIDVVLHQGIGLIARDIGVIAFAILFTIWLGKLLKAESYLVLMLGVGTGVCGAAAIAAVSPIIKARDEDTVIGIGIIALVGTIFSITYTILRPFLPLSAIEYGIWSGISLHEIAHVALAGAPAGPDGLAIALLAKLGRVLLLVPLCFILMYWVKKRSSGKTADTTIEFPWFLIGFILMSLFGSYILGKSIPVSKVAMDGISTATTFILTSAMVGLGLNVSLRDLRTKAGRPLIAIMITSVILSIVSYFIA, from the coding sequence ATGGAAAGTCAAAGTACTAGAGTTTTACCTTTGAGCAAACAGGACCAACAACTGCAAAAAAAATTTGAACCAAAACCTTCTGCTCATTTATTGTTGCTAGGGGGAATAGCTTTTACCAGTGTAATTGCAGTGTTCGGTTTTGCCCTAGCGAAAGTCTCTGGATTTGATCGTGTAGGACCGCTTGCCTGTGCAATCGTGATTGCGGTTATTTACCGGCAATTTTTCGGTTATCCGGAAAAGATTCGCGCAGGAATTCAATTTTCCGCCAAACACTTTTTACGATTTGCGATTATTTTATACGGGTTAAAGTTAAACATTGATGTGGTGCTTCATCAAGGGATAGGGTTGATTGCACGTGATATCGGTGTCATTGCTTTTGCGATATTGTTTACAATATGGCTAGGAAAATTACTGAAAGCGGAATCCTACCTTGTACTCATGCTTGGTGTTGGTACCGGTGTTTGCGGGGCTGCAGCGATTGCAGCAGTTTCTCCGATTATCAAGGCAAGAGATGAAGATACAGTCATCGGTATAGGAATTATTGCACTGGTGGGGACGATTTTTTCGATAACCTACACAATCCTAAGACCATTTCTACCGTTATCGGCGATTGAATATGGAATCTGGAGCGGAATCAGCCTTCATGAAATCGCCCATGTTGCCTTAGCAGGGGCACCCGCAGGTCCGGATGGCCTGGCCATTGCCCTGCTGGCCAAATTAGGTCGTGTACTCCTACTTGTTCCATTGTGTTTTATTCTAATGTATTGGGTGAAAAAACGTAGTTCAGGAAAGACAGCAGACACTACAATTGAATTCCCTTGGTTTCTCATCGGCTTTATCTTGATGAGTTTGTTCGGAAGCTATATCCTTGGCAAATCCATCCCTGTTTCAAAAGTGGCCATGGATGGGATTTCAACAGCTACCACATTTATCTTAACTTCCGCCATGGTCGGTCTCGGTTTAAATGTCAGCCTTCGCGATCTCCGGACCAAAGCAGGACGGCCGCTGATAGCTATCATGATTACATCAGTCATCCTTTCCATTGTTTCATATTTTATTGCGTAA